A window of the Chelonoidis abingdonii isolate Lonesome George chromosome 19, CheloAbing_2.0, whole genome shotgun sequence genome harbors these coding sequences:
- the ADGRG1 gene encoding adhesion G-protein coupled receptor G1 isoform X1: MMDRLLLALLFLLQGVDGSSHHTEDFRFCGERNQTKKSYITYQMRPENNIITIENSAEMLKISAPFEPNPVNYHLPDKLGNYRLCLYWYQSDRIFNLTYGKNNYTLSTKAHPSFNFSNPSAPQNRNGVPVLSKVSYAYGRGLRNTSLSSAAVYSFSIHDISKVHEIEEALRNLENYMKNPNKPTGRKTSARAPYEELLRLESDLRQAMVEGECKTFGTSTVRATVLKIGPSKASQDLPLMSELEVGREVHGFAVNLPRILFAQAKGRGRNAESRVLLMDINSQALFQDQNGSRVLGEKVIGITVGNTSVSGLQQDVVLKFFHDQLPRNVTPQCVFWDMDSSHGHGSWKSDGCATEMGKNQTVCRCNHLTYFAVLMMSSPEIDYIHKEYLTIITYIGCIISAVASLFTIFLFCCSRRKHRDGTVNIYIHMNLLGAIFLLDVSFLITEHLALIGSEAACKAGGMFLHLSLLGCLTWMGIEGYNLYRLVVEVFNTYVEHFMLKLCLVGWGLPIFIVSVIFLANQANYGLFHIEVFESLEKSTSATICWITAPLIHNIVNLGFFSLVFLFNTAMLGAMVREILRQRNRGHELKHALVLLGLSLVLGIPWALAFFSFSSGSFRLIIIYLFTIINTLQGFLIFLWYWTMVLQVRKLKSYPSLNNSDSTRLPVSTSRTNAD, from the exons GGGTTGACGGAAGCAGCCACCACACAGAAGACTTCCGATTTTGTGgcgaaagaaaccaaacaaagaAAAGTTATATCACTTATCAGATGCGGCCAGAGAACAACATCATTACCATCGAGAACAGTGCTGAGATGCTGAAGATAAGTGCGCCATTCGAACCAAACCCTGTAAACTACCATTTACCGGACAAATTGGGGAACTACCGCTTGTGCCTCTACTGGTACCAAAGCGATAGGATTTTCAACCTCACGTATGGCAAAAACAACTACACACTGAGTACCAAGGCGCACCCTTCCTTCAACTTTTCAAACCCCAGCGCACCGCAGAATAGAAATGGGGTTCCTGTGCTTTCCAAAGTGTCCTATGCCTATGGCAGGGGCCTGCGAAACACTTccctcagcagtgctgctgtttaCTCCTTCTCTATCCATG ACATCAGCAAGGTGCATGAGATTGAAGAAGCATTAAGGAATTTAGAAAACTACATGAAGAATCCCAATAAACCCACTGGAAGAAAGACCAGTGCCAGAGCACCATATGA GGAACTTCTGCGTTTGGAATCAGACCTGAGACAGGCAATGGTTGAAGGGGAGTGCAAGACTTTTGGGACGAGTACAGTGCGTGCAACTGTTTTGAAGATAGGACCCAGCAAAGCCTCTCAGGATCTTCCCCTCATGTCTGAATTGGAG GTGGGCAGAGAGGTCCATGGGTTTGCAGTGAATCTGCCAAGGATCCTCTTTGCACAGGcgaagggcagggggaggaacGCTGAGAGCAGAGTGCTCCTGATGGATATCAACAGCCAGGCCCTTTTCCAG GACCAGAACGGCAGCAGGGTGCTCGGTGAAAAGGTGATTGGCATCACCGTGGGGAACACCTCTGTATCAGGCCTCCAACAGGACGTGGTCCTCAAATTCTTTCATGACCAGCTACCG AGGAACGTGACTCCACAGTGCGTGTTCTGGGACATGGACTCCAGCC ACGGCCACGGCAGCTGGAAAAGTGATGGCTGTGCAACAGAGATGGGTAAAAACCAGACAGTTTGCCGTTGCAACCACCTCACCTATTTTGCTGTGCTGATG ATGTCCTCTCCAGAGATAGATTACATCCACAAGGAGTACCTGACGATCATCACCTACATTGGCTGCATTATCTCAGCTGTGGCTTCCCTCTTCAccatcttcctcttctgctgctccag gAGGAAGCACAGAGATGGCACCGTAAACATCTACATTCACATGAACCTGCTGGGGGCCATCTTCCTGCTGGACGTGAGCTTCCTCATTACTGAGCACTTGGCCCTCATTGGCAGCGAGGCAGCCTGCAAAGCGGGGGGCATGTTCCTGCACCTCTCTCTGCTGGGCTGCCTGACCTGGATGGGCATTGAGGGCTACAATCTGTACAGGCTGGTGGTGGAGGTCTTCAACACCTACGTGGAGCACTTCATGCTCAAGCTCTGCCTGGTGGGCTGGG GGCTTCCCATCTTTATCGTGAGTGTGATCTTCCTAGCGAATCAGGCAAATTATGGACTATTTCACATAGAAGTATTTGAATCCCTTGAGAAATCCACCAGTGCAACCAT aTGCTGGATCACAGCCCCCCTGATCCATAACATAGTGAACCTGGGCTTCTTCAGCCTGGTGTTCCTCTTCAACACAGCCATGCTGGGAGCCATGGTGCGGGAGATCCTCAGGCAGAGAAACAGAGGACACGAGCTTAAGCATGCCCTGGTGCTCCTGGGGCTGAGCCTCGTGCTGGGCATCCCCTGGGCACTGGCgttcttctccttttcctccgGATCGTTCCGGCTCATCATCATCTACCTCTTCACCATCATCAACACTTTGCAAG GCTTCCTCATCTTCCTCTGGTACTGGACAATGGTGCTGCAGGTCAGAAAGTTGAAGTCCTACCCCTCACTGAACAACTCTGACAGTACCAGGTTGCCAGTCAGCACCAGCCGCACAAACGCAGACTGA
- the ADGRG1 gene encoding adhesion G-protein coupled receptor G1 isoform X2, with product MKESVCAHRVKTVNLEHPWSKSLTEEHQELGKPPMMDRLLLALLFLLQGVDGSSHHTEDFRFCGERNQTKKSYITYQMRPENNIITIENSAEMLKISAPFEPNPVNYHLPDKLGNYRLCLYWYQSDRIFNLTYGKNNYTLSTKAHPSFNFSNPSAPQNRNGVPVLSKVSYAYGRGLRNTSLSSAAVYSFSIHDISKVHEIEEALRNLENYMKNPNKPTGRKTSARAPYEELLRLESDLRQAMVEGECKTFGTSTVRATVLKIGPSKASQDLPLMSELEVGREVHGFAVNLPRILFAQAKGRGRNAESRVLLMDINSQALFQDQNGSRVLGEKVIGITVGNTSVSGLQQDVVLKFFHDQLPRNVTPQCVFWDMDSSHGHGSWKSDGCATEMGKNQTVCRCNHLTYFAVLMMSSPEIDYIHKEYLTIITYIGCIISAVASLFTIFLFCCSRRKHRDGTVNIYIHMNLLGAIFLLDVSFLITEHLALIGSEAACKAGGMFLHLSLLGCLTWMGIEGYNLYRLVVEVFNTYVEHFMLKLCLVGWGLPIFIVSVIFLANQANYGLFHIEVFESLEKSTSATICWITAPLIHNIVNLGFFSLVFLFNTAMLGAMVREILRQRNRGHELKHALVLLGLSLVLGIPWALAFFSFSSGSFRLIIIYLFTIINTLQGFLIFLWYWTMVLQVRKLKSYPSLNNSDSTRLPVSTSRTNAD from the exons GGGTTGACGGAAGCAGCCACCACACAGAAGACTTCCGATTTTGTGgcgaaagaaaccaaacaaagaAAAGTTATATCACTTATCAGATGCGGCCAGAGAACAACATCATTACCATCGAGAACAGTGCTGAGATGCTGAAGATAAGTGCGCCATTCGAACCAAACCCTGTAAACTACCATTTACCGGACAAATTGGGGAACTACCGCTTGTGCCTCTACTGGTACCAAAGCGATAGGATTTTCAACCTCACGTATGGCAAAAACAACTACACACTGAGTACCAAGGCGCACCCTTCCTTCAACTTTTCAAACCCCAGCGCACCGCAGAATAGAAATGGGGTTCCTGTGCTTTCCAAAGTGTCCTATGCCTATGGCAGGGGCCTGCGAAACACTTccctcagcagtgctgctgtttaCTCCTTCTCTATCCATG ACATCAGCAAGGTGCATGAGATTGAAGAAGCATTAAGGAATTTAGAAAACTACATGAAGAATCCCAATAAACCCACTGGAAGAAAGACCAGTGCCAGAGCACCATATGA GGAACTTCTGCGTTTGGAATCAGACCTGAGACAGGCAATGGTTGAAGGGGAGTGCAAGACTTTTGGGACGAGTACAGTGCGTGCAACTGTTTTGAAGATAGGACCCAGCAAAGCCTCTCAGGATCTTCCCCTCATGTCTGAATTGGAG GTGGGCAGAGAGGTCCATGGGTTTGCAGTGAATCTGCCAAGGATCCTCTTTGCACAGGcgaagggcagggggaggaacGCTGAGAGCAGAGTGCTCCTGATGGATATCAACAGCCAGGCCCTTTTCCAG GACCAGAACGGCAGCAGGGTGCTCGGTGAAAAGGTGATTGGCATCACCGTGGGGAACACCTCTGTATCAGGCCTCCAACAGGACGTGGTCCTCAAATTCTTTCATGACCAGCTACCG AGGAACGTGACTCCACAGTGCGTGTTCTGGGACATGGACTCCAGCC ACGGCCACGGCAGCTGGAAAAGTGATGGCTGTGCAACAGAGATGGGTAAAAACCAGACAGTTTGCCGTTGCAACCACCTCACCTATTTTGCTGTGCTGATG ATGTCCTCTCCAGAGATAGATTACATCCACAAGGAGTACCTGACGATCATCACCTACATTGGCTGCATTATCTCAGCTGTGGCTTCCCTCTTCAccatcttcctcttctgctgctccag gAGGAAGCACAGAGATGGCACCGTAAACATCTACATTCACATGAACCTGCTGGGGGCCATCTTCCTGCTGGACGTGAGCTTCCTCATTACTGAGCACTTGGCCCTCATTGGCAGCGAGGCAGCCTGCAAAGCGGGGGGCATGTTCCTGCACCTCTCTCTGCTGGGCTGCCTGACCTGGATGGGCATTGAGGGCTACAATCTGTACAGGCTGGTGGTGGAGGTCTTCAACACCTACGTGGAGCACTTCATGCTCAAGCTCTGCCTGGTGGGCTGGG GGCTTCCCATCTTTATCGTGAGTGTGATCTTCCTAGCGAATCAGGCAAATTATGGACTATTTCACATAGAAGTATTTGAATCCCTTGAGAAATCCACCAGTGCAACCAT aTGCTGGATCACAGCCCCCCTGATCCATAACATAGTGAACCTGGGCTTCTTCAGCCTGGTGTTCCTCTTCAACACAGCCATGCTGGGAGCCATGGTGCGGGAGATCCTCAGGCAGAGAAACAGAGGACACGAGCTTAAGCATGCCCTGGTGCTCCTGGGGCTGAGCCTCGTGCTGGGCATCCCCTGGGCACTGGCgttcttctccttttcctccgGATCGTTCCGGCTCATCATCATCTACCTCTTCACCATCATCAACACTTTGCAAG GCTTCCTCATCTTCCTCTGGTACTGGACAATGGTGCTGCAGGTCAGAAAGTTGAAGTCCTACCCCTCACTGAACAACTCTGACAGTACCAGGTTGCCAGTCAGCACCAGCCGCACAAACGCAGACTGA